The sequence below is a genomic window from Clostridium sp. BJN0001.
TACATCAATATAAAAGGTATCTGTTACTTTAATTGGCGTTAAAAACTCATTTTCAATCAAATTCTGTACTTTTGTATTTTCAATCTTATATTTTCTTAAATCTGATGCAAAAAAATAAACTCTGCATGTCAGAGTTCTTTCTTTCATTCTGCTATTCATTTTTCTAGTAGTTCCATCAAAAACAGTCTTTATTGATGGCCTAGTAATTGGTTCTTTTAAATCACTTGCTACTATTGGAACTACTTTAAAATCACTGTTCGCAAGAGCATTTTTTATTTTATCATTTATTGCTTCATTGATTTCAAGTAAACTAATCATTTACTCAACTCCTTCAACATATCTTCAGCATAATCTTCACAATCCTTATTAAATTCAGACCCAAATTCTTTACCAGCCTTTTCAAATACATGTAGACCTTCAACAAATCCAATTTGAGTACCAATTCCTTTTCCTTCTTTAACTGCTTTAGCAAAATTATTACCACCGATATTTGCAGCTTTATCTCCTTCTTTTGTAGGATTAAGGACTTCTCTATGTCCATATTCAATAAGATGCGCATGTGGAGAGCCTCCGTATACTCTTACAGAATTGTTTTCTTTGCTTTTATAATGATATACTTTTCCTCTTTTTATGCCTTTATAATAGTTTCCTGTATGCTTGGTAGTAAGGCTCTTTGCCTTTGATAAAGTTTTTTTCCTAAGTTTATTGCCTTCCTTCTGTAAAAATTTTTTACTCTTTTTAGGTTGCTCTGAATTTGAATAATCTAATAAATTTTTTGCAAAATCATCAAGATCACTTGTATCTATATTACTCATAAAATCACCTCTTCACAGAATAACTCTAAGGTTTCATTACTGAAATATGGATTAAGGATATATTTAATATCAAATCTTTTTCCTCTGTACATAATATACATGTCACTAGTTAATTCTTTGCATGATTCATACCTTACAATTACTTTATGAGTTACATTTGCAAGAACAGTATCAGCCTGTTGCTGTTGTAGGCTTCCTGTCTGTGGTCTTATTTCTGCCCATACAGTTTTTAATTTACTATATTCATAATCTGTCTCTCCAAGCTCATTCTCTACTTCAGTTTTAGAATAAATATCTATTCTGTGCCTTAAACTATTAATTTTCATCACTTATCACCTCAACAGTATAATCAGTTGATAAACACAAATGATTTTTAAGCATATTATATGAATCAGTATATCTTTGAGTTTCTTTATCATCAGAACTAAATTCAGCTTTACAGTAAATCTTAATAGATCTTAAAATTAAACTGTCTGTTTCTACTATTTTACTTTCTAAAACTCCGCTTAACTTTAAATCTGCCTTTGCTGCATCTATTGTATCTTTAATTTCTTCATCAAAATCATCAGAATCAACTCTTAATGTTAATTTAATCTTTTCTAATAATTCTCCTATATTATTCACCGCCCTTCATTTTAAAAGGCGGCTAATTACCGCCTTAATCATTAAAACTATGCTGTTTTAGGTTCCATATAAGCAAATGCTTTAGTGGTTAATATATCACCATCAAAGATCATATACCCCATGTAATCAGTTTTTCTCTGTTTTACATGATCTTCCTGATACATTGTTATGTCTTTATTTTTATTTGCAGCATATCCTTCAGCAATATCTCCAATTAAAATACAATTTTCAGATACTGCATCTTCTTCTTTTACAATAGCTCCAAATGCAACTCCGACTCCACCCTTTGTTGTATCTGGTATAAAGTATGGTCTGCCAGTTGTATCAGTAATATTTGCAAGAACTGTCCAAACTGTAGCACTCTTTGCATATATGATCTTCTTATAACCGCTTTTTACTTTGGATAATAAAGATGTCATATCTTTATATGAAGCTCCATTTGTAGAATCATATTGAACTACTTGTGGTGTACTCTCTTCTGCTTTTACTGCTGTAACAATTCCTCGTGGCTGAGCCTTGAATGAATCGCTATCTCCTGGCTTGCCTTTACCATTAACAATCCCATTAGCAATAGCATTACCAAGCTTCTTTCCTATTTTTTGTGAAATGTATGTTAAAAAATCATCTGTTGACATTTCTTTAAGCTTCCATGAAATAGTAATACACTTACTTAAATCGCAGCCTGTTAAATTAACCTCACCAAACTTAACTTCATCACTTGGTGTTTCATCAGCTTCATCTCCCCACTCGGCATCAGCACCATCAATTTTTTCTGTAGTAATTGTTACATTTCCCTTAATAGAAGTTGCAAACATATCAGAAATAATAGGATGCTGTTCACCCATCTCCTGCCATATTCCTTTTTTAACTGTTTCAGGAACTAATACAGCATTACTTGATACCGTATTTAAAGTATCTGAATTTTGGAATCTAGCATTAATATCATCAAATACTTTCTTTTGTTCAT
It includes:
- a CDS encoding DUF6838 family protein, with the translated sequence MISLLEINEAINDKIKNALANSDFKVVPIVASDLKEPITRPSIKTVFDGTTRKMNSRMKERTLTCRVYFFASDLRKYKIENTKVQNLIENEFLTPIKVTDTFYIDVDDVDSTVSDTVLICSFDIQTLEDIPDEILDDGVEYENMENLNLELED
- a CDS encoding HK97 gp10 family phage protein — protein: MSNIDTSDLDDFAKNLLDYSNSEQPKKSKKFLQKEGNKLRKKTLSKAKSLTTKHTGNYYKGIKRGKVYHYKSKENNSVRVYGGSPHAHLIEYGHREVLNPTKEGDKAANIGGNNFAKAVKEGKGIGTQIGFVEGLHVFEKAGKEFGSEFNKDCEDYAEDMLKELSK
- a CDS encoding phage head closure protein, which produces MKINSLRHRIDIYSKTEVENELGETDYEYSKLKTVWAEIRPQTGSLQQQQADTVLANVTHKVIVRYESCKELTSDMYIMYRGKRFDIKYILNPYFSNETLELFCEEVIL
- a CDS encoding head-tail connector protein, producing the protein MNNIGELLEKIKLTLRVDSDDFDEEIKDTIDAAKADLKLSGVLESKIVETDSLILRSIKIYCKAEFSSDDKETQRYTDSYNMLKNHLCLSTDYTVEVISDEN
- a CDS encoding phage major capsid protein, with the translated sequence MKFKFKDYADYKAQREKMLNEARTALKNGDNEKCNELSNNIKEMDKAWDKFATNKSNIATLEGSAVPQMQLANLATPENANIGTLGNSNHDKKLKAQQQEIYKEAFANVMRGRKLDDEQKKVFDDINARFQNSDTLNTVSSNAVLVPETVKKGIWQEMGEQHPIISDMFATSIKGNVTITTEKIDGADAEWGDEADETPSDEVKFGEVNLTGCDLSKCITISWKLKEMSTDDFLTYISQKIGKKLGNAIANGIVNGKGKPGDSDSFKAQPRGIVTAVKAEESTPQVVQYDSTNGASYKDMTSLLSKVKSGYKKIIYAKSATVWTVLANITDTTGRPYFIPDTTKGGVGVAFGAIVKEEDAVSENCILIGDIAEGYAANKNKDITMYQEDHVKQRKTDYMGYMIFDGDILTTKAFAYMEPKTA